A region of Thermococcus argininiproducens DNA encodes the following proteins:
- a CDS encoding isoaspartyl peptidase/L-asparaginase family protein, giving the protein MKAIIVHGGAGTIRNEERIPKILEGVREAVLAGWKELKRGSALDAVEEAVKVLEDNPIFNAGTGSVLTLDGKVEMDAAIMSSNLEAGAVAGVWGVKNPISVARKVMEKTDHVLLVGEGAVKFARLVGFEEYDPITEERLEQWKKLKEKLLNEGSIPHWKRISELIREYPELLRSTVGAVAFDGEEIVAGTSTGGVFLKMFGRVGDTPIIGSGTYANEFAGASCTGLGEVAMKLALAKTATDFVKSGMNAQKASEAAIELATRYFGNDNMGIIMVDINGNIGFARNTKHMSVAYLKEGMEKPIADI; this is encoded by the coding sequence ATGAAGGCGATTATTGTTCATGGTGGGGCCGGTACAATAAGAAATGAAGAGAGAATTCCAAAGATTCTTGAAGGAGTAAGAGAGGCTGTTTTAGCAGGTTGGAAAGAATTAAAAAGGGGTTCAGCTCTTGATGCAGTTGAAGAGGCTGTTAAAGTGTTGGAGGATAATCCCATCTTTAATGCAGGAACTGGCAGTGTTTTAACCTTGGATGGTAAAGTTGAGATGGATGCAGCTATTATGAGTTCTAATCTGGAAGCAGGAGCTGTAGCTGGTGTATGGGGTGTTAAAAATCCAATAAGTGTTGCGAGAAAGGTCATGGAAAAAACAGATCATGTACTCCTTGTGGGAGAGGGGGCCGTTAAATTTGCTCGTTTGGTAGGGTTTGAAGAGTATGACCCAATAACAGAAGAAAGACTTGAACAATGGAAAAAACTCAAAGAGAAGCTTCTCAACGAGGGATCTATACCTCACTGGAAAAGAATAAGTGAGCTGATAAGGGAATATCCTGAACTTCTTAGAAGCACGGTGGGGGCTGTAGCATTTGACGGAGAAGAAATTGTGGCTGGCACATCAACAGGAGGAGTATTCCTAAAAATGTTTGGGAGGGTTGGCGATACTCCAATAATTGGGAGTGGAACTTATGCTAACGAATTTGCAGGAGCTTCATGTACTGGCCTTGGGGAAGTCGCTATGAAATTAGCCCTGGCTAAAACAGCGACAGATTTTGTTAAATCTGGTATGAATGCTCAAAAAGCTAGTGAAGCTGCCATTGAGCTAGCTACTCGGTATTTTGGAAATGATAATATGGGAATAATAATGGTTGATATAAATGGTAACATAGGTTTTGCGAGAAATACAAAACATATGAGTGTTGCATATCTAAAAGAGGGTATGGAAAAGCCAATTGCCGACATTTAG
- a CDS encoding MATE family efflux transporter, with translation MDGEKLQAMRQEIVEGNIERTMLKLAYPLIINNMVQVLYNLTDTFWLGRLGTEELSAPGTSWPLVWFFMSIGMGFTTAGFAFVSQYVGAKDYEKANRAAGALYSLMMIFSAFVAIFGLVIAPFALKFMKVTPEVYPYALSYIRIIFIGIPFSFTLFAFNFLLRAVGDTKTPVKINMFTVFLNIILDPLLIFGWLGFPKLGVIGAAVATMFSNSVGSLIGGYLLFRGKVGIHLTLENLKPEWSFYERIFRVGLPSSVGFSTDAFGFVVLTRIIYIYGTVAFATYTIGNRLTNFMFAIANGISQAMGTMVGQNVGAEKYERAKKIAERAMLTNLLVLGIGTIIVVVFRAQIFGFFIKDERVLNESVKFVRYFAFSLPFFGIFAAVSNVFQSSGHTKKSMVLGMLRLWMLRIPLAYSLGKFTADTMGVWLGMGLSNVLAAVIGFLWFLRGSWMKRIIDH, from the coding sequence TTGGATGGGGAAAAACTCCAAGCAATGCGACAAGAAATTGTAGAGGGAAACATAGAGAGAACTATGCTTAAGTTAGCTTATCCATTGATTATTAATAATATGGTCCAAGTTCTTTACAACTTAACTGATACGTTTTGGCTTGGCAGACTTGGTACAGAGGAACTTTCTGCTCCAGGAACTTCTTGGCCTCTTGTGTGGTTCTTCATGAGCATTGGAATGGGATTTACCACTGCTGGGTTTGCCTTTGTAAGTCAGTATGTTGGAGCAAAGGATTATGAAAAAGCTAATCGCGCTGCTGGTGCTTTATACTCACTTATGATGATCTTCTCAGCGTTTGTAGCCATATTTGGTTTAGTTATAGCGCCTTTTGCACTCAAGTTTATGAAGGTTACACCAGAAGTTTACCCCTATGCTCTTAGTTATATTAGGATAATTTTTATTGGAATACCTTTCTCGTTTACATTATTCGCCTTCAACTTCCTCTTAAGAGCAGTTGGGGATACAAAAACACCAGTAAAAATTAACATGTTTACAGTTTTCCTTAATATTATTCTTGATCCTCTCCTTATCTTTGGATGGCTGGGATTTCCGAAATTGGGGGTTATAGGTGCTGCTGTTGCCACAATGTTCTCAAATAGTGTTGGTTCATTAATTGGAGGGTATTTACTCTTCAGGGGAAAGGTAGGGATACATTTGACCCTTGAGAATCTTAAACCCGAATGGAGCTTTTATGAACGCATTTTTAGAGTCGGTTTGCCTTCAAGTGTAGGGTTCTCTACAGACGCTTTTGGATTTGTAGTCCTTACGAGGATAATCTACATCTATGGGACTGTTGCCTTTGCTACATATACAATAGGAAACAGACTTACGAATTTTATGTTTGCTATAGCGAATGGAATAAGCCAAGCAATGGGAACCATGGTAGGACAGAATGTTGGTGCTGAGAAATATGAAAGGGCAAAAAAGATCGCTGAGAGGGCCATGCTTACCAATTTACTCGTGCTAGGGATTGGGACGATAATAGTAGTTGTATTTAGAGCCCAGATATTTGGCTTCTTTATTAAAGATGAGAGAGTGTTGAATGAGAGTGTTAAATTTGTGAGATACTTTGCATTCTCTTTGCCATTTTTTGGAATTTTTGCTGCCGTAAGTAATGTTTTCCAGAGTTCGGGGCATACAAAGAAGAGCATGGTTTTAGGTATGTTAAGACTGTGGATGCTTAGAATACCTCTAGCCTACTCTCTTGGGAAGTTCACTGCAGATACAATGGGAGTATGGCTTGGAATGGGGTTAAGCAATGTGCTAGCTGCTGTAATTGGGTTTTTGTGGTTCTTGAGAGGTTCATGGATGAAAAGGATAATAGACCATTAA
- a CDS encoding radical SAM protein: MKIRVSYGTAVMLGLKRGRMLARPTTAYFMTYYEGKCLNNCAFCVQARESRADVEKLSRITWPAFDLNDVVSRLGDSNFARICLQTIDYPNLVKDVLVLLKAFSGVELPVSLSITPVNREYLRQFKKFGVDYVGVGLDVASEEIYNMIKDSMYTWDEMWEFAKDIIQIFGERSAFIHLIFGLGESEEEFLGTIQRAYDIGAEVSIFAFTPVRGTALERRSPPPLERYRLMQIGLYLIKNGIKRIEDFKFKDGKLVSFDLSREEFFKVLSEGAFMTHGCPGCNRPYYNEKPSSEPYNFPIRPEKEYLNKVLQGLFQK, encoded by the coding sequence ATGAAAATCAGAGTTTCCTATGGAACTGCAGTAATGTTAGGGTTAAAAAGAGGCAGAATGTTAGCAAGGCCTACGACAGCCTATTTTATGACATATTACGAAGGAAAGTGCCTCAATAATTGTGCTTTCTGTGTCCAGGCAAGAGAAAGCAGAGCAGATGTAGAGAAACTTTCCAGAATAACTTGGCCTGCCTTTGATTTAAATGACGTAGTGTCTAGACTCGGAGATTCGAACTTTGCGAGGATATGTCTTCAAACTATAGACTATCCAAATCTTGTGAAAGACGTGTTAGTACTTCTTAAGGCATTTTCTGGAGTTGAGCTGCCGGTTTCTCTTTCAATTACTCCTGTAAATAGGGAGTATCTTAGACAATTTAAGAAATTTGGTGTCGATTACGTGGGAGTGGGTTTAGATGTCGCAAGTGAAGAAATTTATAACATGATAAAGGACTCTATGTACACTTGGGATGAAATGTGGGAGTTTGCAAAGGACATTATACAGATTTTTGGAGAAAGAAGTGCGTTTATCCATTTAATCTTTGGGTTAGGCGAAAGTGAGGAGGAATTTTTGGGTACAATTCAAAGGGCATACGATATTGGGGCGGAAGTTTCCATTTTTGCGTTTACTCCAGTTAGGGGGACTGCTCTTGAGAGGAGGTCTCCTCCACCTCTTGAAAGATACAGATTGATGCAGATTGGTCTCTATCTAATTAAGAACGGAATAAAAAGGATTGAAGATTTTAAGTTTAAAGATGGAAAGCTCGTTAGTTTTGACCTCTCACGAGAAGAGTTTTTCAAAGTGCTTAGTGAAGGAGCTTTCATGACTCATGGATGTCCAGGATGTAATAGGCCGTATTATAACGAAAAGCCAAGCAGTGAACCATACAACTTTCCTATAAGGCCAGAGAAAGAATACTTAAATAAAGTTCTTCAAGGGTTATTCCAAAAGTAA
- a CDS encoding MATE family efflux transporter, producing the protein MAKIDQMRIEILEGNIEKTLFRLAYPLIINNLIHVLYNITDTFWLGKIGREALSAPGVSWPLIGTLMNLGQGFAIAGFAFVGQYIGAKEYQKANKAAGALYSLVLFFASLTAIVGFLITPKALEFMKVTPNVYPYALTYVRIIFLGLPFSFMGFAFSALMRATGDTKTPVKINIFTVLLNVILDPILIFGFFGVPRLGVAGAAIATVFSNTLGSIIGTYLLFTGKAGLHLTFTSLRPDFVFYKKIFRVGLPSGIGQSANSFGFVILTRIIFGFGDVTYAAYTITTRLVNFLTSISRGISMAMGTMIAQNVGAENYERARKIAERTMIVNVAIATTAVIVIGALRVPIFRIFLDDRAVVEESAIVWRYFLTSVPFFNGLFVVVNNVFRASGHTKKSMMLGILRLWGLRIPLSYFLGYIIIGSSMGVFLGMGLSNVIAGLFGFAWFLRGTWMKRIIDEE; encoded by the coding sequence ATGGCAAAGATAGACCAGATGCGGATCGAAATTCTAGAAGGGAACATAGAAAAGACACTTTTCAGACTAGCTTATCCATTAATAATCAACAACCTTATTCATGTGCTCTATAACATAACTGATACTTTTTGGCTTGGAAAAATTGGGAGAGAGGCATTATCAGCTCCAGGAGTATCTTGGCCTCTTATTGGAACTCTTATGAATTTAGGACAAGGATTTGCTATTGCAGGATTTGCTTTTGTGGGTCAGTATATAGGGGCGAAAGAATACCAAAAAGCCAATAAGGCTGCTGGGGCATTGTATTCTCTGGTTCTATTTTTTGCTTCTTTAACTGCTATTGTAGGGTTTCTTATCACACCCAAGGCTTTGGAATTCATGAAGGTTACTCCCAATGTCTATCCTTATGCCTTAACTTATGTTAGGATAATCTTTTTGGGTTTGCCGTTTTCATTCATGGGATTTGCGTTTAGTGCCCTTATGAGGGCCACGGGGGATACAAAAACACCAGTTAAGATAAATATCTTCACAGTGTTGCTTAATGTTATTCTTGATCCAATTTTGATATTTGGGTTCTTTGGGGTTCCGAGACTTGGAGTGGCTGGAGCTGCAATAGCTACGGTCTTTTCAAATACTTTGGGATCAATAATCGGTACATACCTTCTTTTCACAGGAAAAGCTGGTTTGCATCTTACTTTTACTTCTTTGAGACCGGATTTTGTCTTTTATAAGAAAATTTTTAGAGTAGGCCTTCCCTCCGGAATTGGCCAATCTGCGAACAGTTTTGGATTTGTTATCTTAACTCGTATAATATTTGGCTTTGGTGATGTTACATACGCTGCTTATACAATTACAACTCGCCTTGTGAATTTTCTCACGAGCATCTCTAGGGGGATAAGCATGGCGATGGGAACTATGATAGCCCAAAACGTTGGCGCTGAGAACTATGAGAGGGCAAGGAAGATTGCCGAGAGGACGATGATAGTAAACGTTGCTATAGCAACTACAGCCGTCATTGTCATTGGAGCCTTAAGAGTGCCGATTTTTAGAATTTTCCTCGATGATAGAGCGGTTGTTGAGGAGAGTGCAATTGTTTGGAGATACTTCTTAACTTCTGTTCCATTTTTTAATGGTCTCTTTGTTGTAGTTAATAACGTCTTTAGAGCTTCAGGGCATACAAAGAAGAGCATGATGCTTGGAATCCTAAGACTTTGGGGCCTAAGAATACCTTTGAGTTATTTTCTTGGCTATATTATCATTGGATCATCTATGGGAGTTTTCCTAGGTATGGGACTTAGTAATGTTATAGCAGGGCTTTTTGGTTTTGCATGGTTTTTAAGGGGAACATGGATGAAGAGGATTATAGATGAAGAATAG
- a CDS encoding phosphate signaling complex PhoU family protein: MEFRKIQFTGRSSYIISLPKKWVRENNLKQGDIVPITINPDGSLLIFPKEPREISESRELLISKEISPDMAVRLLISAYIQGYDIIDVKFTEDMPIYKVKIRQTIQNLPGLEIILEEPLRITSKSLLADEEVNLKEIIERLTSILISMIEDLTLISEFEKKEVLRDINGLENELDRFYFLTLRAVNKILSGGSIVKDGGLIKRNFDLLGVLFIVRNIERIGDHMVRIAENFDPDLNIAYLKEIIQKVMSQMTRKDLKKIDAIMLELKEHIKSIDYRKSLAMDSYRRILEYLENIGETIINMSLS, translated from the coding sequence ATGGAGTTTAGAAAGATACAATTTACGGGAAGAAGCTCATATATAATATCACTTCCAAAAAAATGGGTTAGAGAGAATAATCTGAAACAAGGGGATATAGTTCCTATAACTATAAACCCTGATGGATCGCTTTTGATATTCCCTAAGGAACCAAGAGAAATAAGTGAAAGTAGAGAACTTTTAATCTCTAAAGAAATTTCCCCGGACATGGCTGTGAGGCTATTAATTTCTGCTTATATTCAAGGCTATGATATTATAGATGTGAAATTTACAGAAGACATGCCAATATATAAAGTGAAAATACGCCAAACGATTCAAAACCTTCCAGGACTAGAGATAATCTTAGAAGAGCCGCTTAGAATTACAAGTAAAAGCTTGCTCGCTGATGAAGAGGTAAACCTGAAGGAGATCATAGAAAGATTAACTTCAATTTTAATCTCCATGATTGAGGATCTGACACTTATAAGTGAGTTCGAGAAAAAGGAAGTACTTAGAGATATAAATGGACTAGAAAATGAGCTCGACCGCTTTTACTTTCTAACCTTAAGGGCAGTGAATAAGATTCTCTCCGGAGGAAGCATAGTTAAGGATGGTGGGTTAATTAAACGAAATTTCGACCTTCTTGGAGTGCTGTTTATAGTTCGTAATATTGAAAGAATAGGAGATCATATGGTGCGGATTGCTGAGAATTTTGATCCAGATCTTAATATTGCATACTTAAAAGAAATAATCCAAAAAGTGATGAGTCAGATGACTAGAAAAGACCTAAAGAAAATTGATGCAATAATGCTCGAATTAAAAGAACATATAAAGTCAATAGATTATAGAAAATCCTTGGCCATGGATAGCTATCGTAGGATACTCGAGTATCTCGAAAATATAGGAGAAACCATAATCAACATGAGTCTAAGCTAA
- a CDS encoding MFS transporter, with amino-acid sequence MERKDLWLLHFSTFFFFLGYILVAPLISPLAIQLGATPFVVGTVASVSSIFAFALKPVGGILGDRGKSFEVMMLGTLFGAVAGMFYVLSFFMKSLVIFAVGRAVHGMAAAFFFPSSLSTAIDLAPKGRVGETLGWRGTMFSISQLIGPALGGFMADYLGFQSAFLFTIIISLVGFLFVLKAYREVRTKVEARAQEEIKGSYRDLITAPFIFASFSLLFMVFAYSGMYTFLPAYYKISGLGTSVFGIYASIMGGFSLLTRVFGGKEADKRGPVPVASIGIILITSAYLALFSYLLPPKAYLSAIVLGAGFGLTVPSLQMLALANLPKNIRGMGSSVYTMFFDLGYLSGPLILGYVAELEGYERIFLFLPILTFLSLLSLIILKVVRRSKK; translated from the coding sequence ATGGAAAGAAAAGATCTTTGGCTTCTTCACTTTTCGACATTTTTCTTCTTCTTAGGATATATTTTAGTAGCTCCTCTAATTTCTCCGCTTGCTATTCAGCTTGGGGCAACTCCCTTTGTTGTAGGAACTGTGGCTTCAGTCTCATCAATTTTCGCTTTTGCCTTAAAACCAGTAGGAGGAATTTTGGGAGATAGGGGAAAGAGTTTTGAAGTTATGATGCTTGGTACTCTCTTTGGAGCAGTAGCTGGTATGTTTTATGTACTCTCTTTCTTCATGAAAAGCTTGGTGATCTTTGCTGTAGGACGGGCAGTTCATGGGATGGCCGCCGCGTTTTTCTTCCCATCATCTCTCTCAACAGCCATAGACCTTGCACCTAAGGGCAGGGTGGGAGAGACATTAGGATGGAGAGGAACGATGTTTTCTATAAGCCAGCTTATAGGTCCTGCATTAGGAGGGTTTATGGCTGATTATCTTGGGTTCCAGTCAGCGTTTTTATTCACCATCATCATTTCTTTAGTCGGTTTTCTGTTTGTTCTAAAGGCGTATAGGGAGGTTAGAACTAAAGTAGAGGCAAGAGCGCAGGAAGAAATCAAAGGATCTTACAGAGATCTAATAACGGCCCCATTTATTTTTGCGTCTTTTTCACTCCTTTTCATGGTTTTTGCATATAGTGGGATGTACACATTCCTTCCTGCATATTACAAAATTTCAGGTCTTGGGACAAGTGTTTTTGGTATCTATGCTAGTATTATGGGTGGTTTCAGTCTCTTAACTAGGGTTTTTGGAGGCAAAGAAGCTGATAAGAGAGGGCCTGTACCAGTGGCTTCGATAGGAATCATTTTAATAACTTCAGCATATTTAGCCTTATTTTCGTATTTACTACCTCCCAAGGCATATTTAAGTGCTATTGTCCTTGGAGCAGGGTTTGGTCTAACGGTTCCTTCTCTGCAGATGCTGGCTTTGGCAAATTTGCCTAAAAATATACGTGGAATGGGATCGAGTGTTTATACGATGTTTTTTGATCTTGGTTATCTTTCGGGCCCCTTAATTTTGGGGTATGTTGCAGAGCTTGAAGGGTATGAGAGGATATTCCTCTTCCTCCCAATCCTAACCTTTTTATCCCTCCTAAGTCTCATAATTCTTAAGGTAGTAAGGAGGAGTAAAAAATGA
- the ppsA gene encoding phosphoenolpyruvate synthase — translation MEYRFIKWFEELRKEDVPLVGGKGANLGEMTSAGIPVPPGFCVTAEAYKYFVENVKVEDGRTLQEWIMDVVSKTNVDDSKQLQENTAKIREKIISMEMPEEIAKEIEQAYKELSQRFGKEEVYVAVRSSATAEDLPEASFAGQQETYLDVVGVDDVKEKVKRCWASLWTARATFYRAKQGFDHSKVYLSAVVQKMVNSETSGVMFTANPVTSDRSEIMINAAWGLGEAVVSGAVSPDEYIVEKGTWKIKEKFIAKKEIMIVRNPETGKGTVKVSTAEYLGPEYVEKQVLTDEQIIEVAQIGAKIEEHYGWPQDIEWAYDKDDGKLYIVQSRPVTTLKEEVKTEEAEMTEEMKVLLKGLGASPGIGAGKVVIIFEADEIDKVKEGDILVTTMTNPDMVPAMKRAAAIVTDEGGRTCHAAIVSRELGIPAVVGTKEATKVLKDGMLITVDGTRGVVYEGIVKSLVKEKEEEKAAGQVVVAGAPLVTATEVKVNVSMPEVAERAAATGADGVGLLRAEHMILGIGAHPIKFINEGKEEELVEKLVEGIRTVVEAFYPRRVWYRTLDAPTNEFRELPGGEDEPEERNPMLGWRGIRRGLDQPELLKAEFKAIKRLVDEGYDNIGVMLPLVSHVEQVREAKRIAREVGLEPHKDVEFGVMVETPASALIIEDLCKEGIDFISFGTNDLTQYTLAIDRDNERVFKLYDETHPAVVKLIKHVIKVCKKYGVETSICGQAASDPKMAKILVRLGIDSLSANPDAVELIRKVVAREEQRMMLEAARKQIYKEEELEF, via the coding sequence ATGGAATATAGATTCATAAAGTGGTTTGAGGAACTGAGAAAAGAAGACGTCCCACTTGTAGGTGGGAAGGGTGCAAACCTTGGAGAAATGACAAGCGCAGGAATACCAGTCCCACCGGGATTCTGTGTTACAGCTGAGGCATACAAGTATTTTGTTGAAAATGTCAAGGTTGAAGATGGAAGAACTCTTCAAGAGTGGATTATGGATGTTGTAAGTAAAACTAATGTTGACGACAGCAAACAACTCCAAGAGAACACTGCCAAGATTAGGGAGAAAATAATCTCAATGGAAATGCCTGAGGAGATAGCTAAAGAAATAGAGCAGGCCTATAAAGAGCTTTCACAAAGATTTGGTAAGGAAGAGGTCTATGTTGCTGTTAGAAGCTCAGCTACAGCTGAAGATCTTCCAGAGGCCTCTTTTGCAGGTCAACAGGAGACATATCTTGATGTTGTTGGTGTTGATGACGTTAAGGAGAAAGTTAAAAGATGCTGGGCTTCACTTTGGACTGCAAGAGCTACCTTCTATAGAGCAAAACAAGGATTTGACCACTCAAAGGTTTACTTGAGTGCCGTTGTTCAAAAGATGGTTAACAGTGAGACAAGTGGTGTTATGTTCACTGCAAACCCTGTCACAAGTGATAGAAGCGAGATAATGATAAATGCTGCATGGGGACTTGGTGAAGCAGTAGTTAGTGGTGCTGTAAGCCCTGATGAGTATATTGTCGAGAAGGGCACATGGAAGATTAAGGAGAAATTCATTGCTAAGAAGGAAATAATGATTGTCAGGAACCCCGAGACAGGTAAGGGAACTGTTAAAGTTTCAACTGCTGAGTACCTTGGCCCAGAGTATGTTGAGAAGCAAGTACTTACAGATGAACAAATAATTGAAGTTGCCCAAATAGGTGCCAAGATTGAGGAACACTACGGATGGCCACAAGACATTGAGTGGGCCTATGATAAGGATGATGGCAAGCTTTATATCGTCCAGTCAAGGCCTGTTACAACATTAAAAGAGGAAGTTAAAACGGAGGAAGCTGAAATGACTGAAGAAATGAAGGTTCTTCTTAAGGGTCTTGGTGCCTCACCAGGAATTGGTGCAGGTAAGGTTGTCATCATATTTGAAGCTGATGAAATTGACAAGGTTAAGGAAGGAGACATCCTTGTTACTACAATGACCAACCCAGACATGGTCCCAGCAATGAAGAGGGCTGCAGCTATTGTTACTGACGAGGGTGGAAGAACATGCCACGCTGCCATTGTTTCAAGAGAACTTGGTATTCCAGCTGTCGTTGGTACTAAGGAAGCTACAAAGGTTCTCAAGGATGGGATGCTCATAACTGTTGACGGTACAAGAGGTGTTGTTTACGAGGGTATCGTTAAGAGCCTTGTTAAAGAGAAGGAAGAGGAAAAAGCAGCTGGCCAAGTTGTGGTGGCTGGAGCTCCACTTGTCACAGCCACGGAGGTGAAGGTAAACGTTTCAATGCCTGAAGTTGCTGAGAGAGCAGCTGCTACTGGTGCTGATGGCGTAGGATTACTCAGAGCAGAGCACATGATTTTAGGTATTGGAGCACACCCAATCAAGTTTATCAACGAGGGTAAGGAAGAAGAACTCGTTGAGAAGCTTGTTGAAGGTATTAGAACAGTAGTTGAGGCATTCTATCCAAGGAGGGTCTGGTACAGAACTCTTGATGCCCCAACCAATGAGTTCAGAGAACTTCCTGGTGGAGAAGACGAACCAGAAGAAAGAAACCCAATGCTTGGATGGAGAGGAATTAGAAGAGGACTTGACCAACCAGAGCTTCTCAAGGCTGAGTTTAAGGCTATCAAGAGACTCGTTGATGAGGGTTATGATAACATAGGAGTAATGCTTCCACTTGTCAGCCATGTTGAACAAGTAAGAGAAGCAAAGAGAATCGCAAGAGAAGTCGGTCTTGAGCCACACAAGGATGTTGAGTTCGGTGTCATGGTTGAAACACCAGCATCAGCTCTCATTATTGAAGACCTCTGTAAAGAAGGCATTGACTTTATCAGCTTTGGTACAAATGACCTTACTCAGTACACACTTGCAATAGACAGAGACAACGAGAGAGTCTTCAAACTTTACGATGAGACACACCCAGCAGTTGTCAAGCTTATTAAACATGTTATCAAGGTATGTAAGAAGTATGGTGTTGAGACAAGCATTTGTGGACAAGCAGCTAGCGATCCAAAGATGGCAAAGATCCTTGTTAGACTTGGTATTGACAGCCTCTCGGCTAACCCAGATGCAGTTGAGCTCATAAGGAAAGTAGTTGCAAGAGAAGAGCAGAGAATGATGCTTGAAGCTGCCAGAAAGCAGATATACAAGGAAGAAGAGCTCGAATTCTGA
- a CDS encoding serine/threonine-protein kinase RIO2 → MVSKLLALEVYPNLRDLDFKVLRGVELNMRHYEWVPLENIAKFAKVDIETASHRLGKLDNWGLVRRRSDIGYIGYQLTIHGYDALVIRAFAQKGVIKAISQTQIGVGKEADVYIGITPSEEKVAVKFNRIGRTSYTRIKLYRPDFIDKRHISWLYISRLVAQREYEALQLLNPIAKVPKPIAWNRHAIVMEFIEGVELIELTDTDLTREEALEILNKVLEEYKKIVEFGIIHSDMSLYNIVLKSNGDILIIDWPQYLTTGFPDAKYYLERDLQVLLNSFKKKWGVKLNWEEVWEEFEAAFKMSLRRE, encoded by the coding sequence ATGGTAAGCAAACTTCTCGCACTTGAAGTCTATCCAAACTTGAGAGATCTCGATTTTAAGGTATTAAGAGGAGTAGAGTTAAATATGCGCCATTACGAATGGGTGCCTCTAGAGAATATTGCAAAATTTGCAAAAGTTGATATCGAAACTGCTTCTCATCGATTAGGAAAGCTTGACAACTGGGGGCTCGTGAGAAGAAGGAGTGATATAGGATATATTGGTTATCAGCTAACAATTCATGGATATGATGCTTTAGTGATAAGGGCATTTGCCCAAAAAGGAGTCATCAAAGCAATAAGCCAAACCCAGATCGGCGTTGGAAAAGAGGCCGATGTATATATCGGGATAACTCCCAGCGAAGAAAAAGTTGCGGTTAAGTTTAACCGAATTGGAAGAACAAGTTATACAAGAATAAAACTTTACAGACCCGATTTTATAGATAAAAGACATATTTCCTGGTTATATATTTCCAGACTTGTTGCCCAAAGAGAATACGAGGCACTTCAACTTCTAAACCCAATAGCAAAAGTTCCAAAACCAATTGCATGGAACAGACATGCAATTGTCATGGAGTTCATAGAAGGTGTTGAGCTTATAGAACTTACAGATACAGACCTAACAAGAGAAGAAGCCCTTGAAATACTTAATAAAGTTCTAGAAGAATACAAAAAGATAGTGGAATTCGGCATAATACACTCTGATATGAGCCTTTACAACATAGTCCTTAAAAGTAATGGAGACATATTAATAATTGATTGGCCCCAATATCTGACAACAGGATTTCCGGATGCTAAATATTATCTTGAAAGAGATCTACAAGTGCTTTTGAACTCATTTAAGAAAAAATGGGGAGTAAAATTAAATTGGGAAGAAGTCTGGGAAGAATTCGAAGCAGCCTTCAAAATGAGCCTTAGAAGGGAGTAA